The Sporomusaceae bacterium FL31 sequence GACCGAGAGTATACGAACTCTTCGCATCCAAAGCGGCAGCTAATGCGTCGACTAATTGATGTAAATCTTCTAACAAAAAGGACTGCGATGACATAGCCCATTTCCTCCTCTTTCTTTGCATCGATCCAGCAAAGACACTGCTGCAGCATAGGGATCATATGCACAAATTGCATCCCTGCCACTGTCTTTTGACTGATAGAGCGCCTGATCGGCAAAGTTGTAGAACGAATCCAATGTAGGAAATGGCGGCCGGGCCAAGCTGCACATTCCAATGGAAACGGTGATTTTGATTAATTGTTGATCATGAGACGAAAATAGAGCTGCAGCAACCGCTGACTGAATCTTTCTGGCCACATTTTGCGCACCCTGTGAGTCTGTCCCAGGTAAAAGCACAGCAAATTCTTCGCCGCCAATTCGGGCAAATAGATCATTATTGCGAATTGAATTCCGAACAATCTTAGAAAATTCGACTAGGACTTTATCTCCGGCCTGATGCCCAAAACGATCATTGATTTTCTTAAAATAATCAATATCCAAGATGAGCAGCGATAGTGGTTTACTCGTTTGGGTTAAGTCGCAAAATTCCCGCTCCAGTTCATGAAAAAAGCACCGGCGATTGGCAATCTTGGTTAAAGGATCCGTCATGGCCATGACTTGCATACTCTGGCAAGCCTGCTCTAACTCAATCGTGCGTTGTTTTAATGAAATTTGTGTCTCAATTAAATTATCATTGGCTTCTTCCAGTACTGTTTTTTGTTGAGAAAGTTCCCAGCGAGACTCATCTAATTCTCTGATGGTTTGCTGCAGTTGCTGTTCTCGAATATAGATTTGCCGGGCCATCCAATTCATATCGCGCATAAAGGCAACCATTTCATTCTCGTCGTCCTCATCAAGTTCATTAGGAACCGGCAACGAAATTTTGTAATTACCGTTTTTTACATTGGTACAAAACGCTCTCACTACAGATAACTGGTTATACAGCAGCCAGCCGCCGGTAATGTATGGGCTAAGCAAACCAAGTAAAAGGGCGGCGGCTAATGCCACCGCCAAAGCCTGATTAAGATTTTTGTTAAACTGTATTGCCGACCCTATTGTCATGCCAAAGATCAACGCCAGTGGGATTAAAGCAATGCCTAGATATACGATCCGTAATTTTGTTTCCAGTTTCATACGCTTCCCCTCCAGCAGCTTGCATAACCAATCTGGACTAATCTTCTTCCTTCGAGTCACAATGATCTTTATTCTTAGAGCAGCAGTCTCCCGAAGAGCACCCGCACCCTTTGTTACCCCAAACCTGTTGGTAAACCAGGTTGCCAATATACCCTAATGCCACCAGTCCAACTGCGATGATAACAAATTTTTCCATAGTAACCTCCACGTTGAGTTAATAGCCCAAGAGAGTTCCAATCTGGTAAATTGCAAATGAAACAACATATGCCAGTGTCGTACCATAGATACTACTGAAGATTGCCCACTTCCAAGAGTTGGTTTCACGTTTCACTACAGCCAATACGGCAAGGCATGGTGCATAGAGGAGTACGAAAGCCATTAACGAATAGGCAATCAGTGGTGTAAAGTGAGGGTCAGCCATAATCGCATCTTTTAAAGCCATCGAAGTTTCGTCAGTATCACCAAGACTATAAATCGTTCCTAGTGTACTAACCAGAACCTCTTTAGCAGTAAAGGCTGCAAATAAGCCTACACCAATTTTCCAGTCAAAACCTAATGGTCTGATTGCCGGTTCAATGAAATGACCAAATTGTCCGGCATAACTGCCTGCTAATTTTTCGCCTTTTTCTTCAGATTGCAGTGCACTTAATTCTTCATCTTTAGCTGTTTCTAGTTCAATATATTGTTGAGCAACAGCATAAATTTCCGGACCAGCTGCTTCAATCTCTTGCATTTTAGCTTCTTTTTCACTGTCTAAAGTAGCAATTAAGGCTTCATTCTCGCCAGCTTCTTCAGTTTTAGCACTATATTCTTCATCAACAGCTTTAATATCGGCAATCATCGCTGTCAGCGCTTCATTATCTTCTAACTTTTCGATAGCCAATGGAGCCAAGATGTCTTCACTCACATGACCTTCAAAGGTAGTTTCAACTTGTACAGCCGCTTGTGCAAAATCTTTGCTGTATTCCACTTCAGCCGGATAATTAGTTAAGAACCAAACCAGAATGGATACTGCCAAGATAATTGTCCCGGCTTTCTTTAGATAGAGATAGCCACGTTCCCACATATGCAGCATAATGCTGCGGAAAGTTGGCATATGATAAGGCGGCAATTCCATAACAAACGGCTCAGCCTCACCTTTAAACAACACTTTGCGGAAGATAAAGGCCATAATAATCGCCAATGCGATTCCTAGAACGTAGATAGAGAACAATACTGTTCCAGCCGACTCGGCCGAAAAGAACGCCGCAATAAACAACGTATAAACTGGCAGACGCGCACCGCAGCTCATCAATTGAACAACCAACAGTGTAACCATCCGGTCATTCTTGTTTTCCAGTGTCCTAGTACCCATTACAGCCGGTACTGTACAACCAAAACCGATCAGCAAAGGAATAAAGGACTTACCATGCAGGCCAACAGCCCTCATAACCCGGTCCATAACGAAAGCCGCTCTGGCCATATAACCGGAATCTTCTAAAATAGCAATCCCTAAAAATAATAGTAAAATAAGCGGGAAAAACGAAAGAACACCACCAACACCGCCAATAATTCCATCAACCACCAGCGACTTTAGATCGCCGTCAGGCATAGTTTGACCTACCCAATCGCCGAACATGCCAATAGCAGTTTCCAGCCACTCTTGCGGATAAGTACCTAGTTCAAATACTGTATTGAATAATAACCACATAAGTCCAAAGAATATTGGTAATCCCAGGATCCGGTTTGTAAGAATAGCATCAATTTTATCAGAAGTACTGGCAGTTCCTGCCCGGCTGGCAATGACTGCACTATTGAATACTGAAGCAACAAATGCATACCGGCCATTAGCAATAGCCAATTCTGGCTCTTGCTGAATCGTTTGTGTCAACTCAAGGCGCAACGCTTCGACTTGAGCAATAATGCTTTGGCTGCCCGCATAGGCACTGAAAGCATCGACAACACTGTGGTCATTTTCCAAGAGTTTTACTGCCAGCCAGCGTTTAGGATATTTTAAGCCTTGGATTGCAGCTAAGCTATCCACAACTTTCGCAATCGATTGCTCGATCTCAGGACCATAATCAACAGCAAAAGAACTACCATTGGCTTTCTCGCCTAAATTTACCGCAGCAGATAATAAATCTTCCATACCTTGCTGCCTGTTACCGACAGTCCGTACTACCGGACACCCCAATTTTGCACCCAGAGCCTGATCATCAATTTGCAGTCCGGCCTTTTCAGCCATATCTGCCATATTTAATGCCAACACTAAGGGTCTTTCTAACTCCAGCAATTGCACAGCCAAATAGAGGTTGCGCTCCAAGTTAGAAGCATCCAGAATGTTAACCAGAATATCTGGTTTTTCTTCAATGATAAAATTCCGGGCAACCACTTCGTCTAACGCATAAGCTGTCAGACTATAGGTTCCCGGCAAATCTACAATCATTAGATTTTTGCCCTGATAACGGCATGAGCCTTCGCGTCTTTCAACCGTTACACCAGGATAATTACCGACATGCTGCCGCGCCCCGGTAAGATTATTAAATATCGTAGTTTTGCCTGAGTTCGGATTACCGGCCAAGGCAACTGTCAAACTTGCTCCTCCCACTATGTACCACTCTCCACTTCTATTTAAACTCTAGGCTGGTTCAACTTCAATTAAATCGGCCTCAGTCTTACGTAACGACATATTGAAGCCTTTTAACTTAACCTCAATTGGATCACCCAGTGGTGCAAATTTTTGCACATCAATGCGGGTTCCGGCAATGACCCCCATATCAACAATTCTTCTGGTTATGGCTCCACAGCCGTTTACTTTTTTCACAATACCGTGTTGTCCCGGTAATAAGTCACTTAATTTTCTCGACAAGATATAACGCCTCCCCCACGCAAATGATAATTGTTTTCATTGCTTGTATTATAAGTGAGAATACTTGTCAATGTCAATACATTTCACGTCTCTTTCTTGGAAAAAACCACCTCCATTTGCCTTTTAATTAATCTCAAAAATAAGAATTTTCGGCCTATAAACAAAGTTTAGCTGATTTTACAAAGTTTTACAGCCATTCCTAGCATATGATCATAACACTGTAAAATATAACAGTAATTATTATCAATATCATTCATTTTTTACACTTTAGTGA is a genomic window containing:
- a CDS encoding GGDEF domain-containing protein; translation: MKLETKLRIVYLGIALIPLALIFGMTIGSAIQFNKNLNQALAVALAAALLLGLLSPYITGGWLLYNQLSVVRAFCTNVKNGNYKISLPVPNELDEDDENEMVAFMRDMNWMARQIYIREQQLQQTIRELDESRWELSQQKTVLEEANDNLIETQISLKQRTIELEQACQSMQVMAMTDPLTKIANRRCFFHELEREFCDLTQTSKPLSLLILDIDYFKKINDRFGHQAGDKVLVEFSKIVRNSIRNNDLFARIGGEEFAVLLPGTDSQGAQNVARKIQSAVAAALFSSHDQQLIKITVSIGMCSLARPPFPTLDSFYNFADQALYQSKDSGRDAICAYDPYAAAVSLLDRCKERGGNGLCHRSPFC
- the feoB gene encoding ferrous iron transport protein B translates to MTVALAGNPNSGKTTIFNNLTGARQHVGNYPGVTVERREGSCRYQGKNLMIVDLPGTYSLTAYALDEVVARNFIIEEKPDILVNILDASNLERNLYLAVQLLELERPLVLALNMADMAEKAGLQIDDQALGAKLGCPVVRTVGNRQQGMEDLLSAAVNLGEKANGSSFAVDYGPEIEQSIAKVVDSLAAIQGLKYPKRWLAVKLLENDHSVVDAFSAYAGSQSIIAQVEALRLELTQTIQQEPELAIANGRYAFVASVFNSAVIASRAGTASTSDKIDAILTNRILGLPIFFGLMWLLFNTVFELGTYPQEWLETAIGMFGDWVGQTMPDGDLKSLVVDGIIGGVGGVLSFFPLILLLFLGIAILEDSGYMARAAFVMDRVMRAVGLHGKSFIPLLIGFGCTVPAVMGTRTLENKNDRMVTLLVVQLMSCGARLPVYTLFIAAFFSAESAGTVLFSIYVLGIALAIIMAFIFRKVLFKGEAEPFVMELPPYHMPTFRSIMLHMWERGYLYLKKAGTIILAVSILVWFLTNYPAEVEYSKDFAQAAVQVETTFEGHVSEDILAPLAIEKLEDNEALTAMIADIKAVDEEYSAKTEEAGENEALIATLDSEKEAKMQEIEAAGPEIYAVAQQYIELETAKDEELSALQSEEKGEKLAGSYAGQFGHFIEPAIRPLGFDWKIGVGLFAAFTAKEVLVSTLGTIYSLGDTDETSMALKDAIMADPHFTPLIAYSLMAFVLLYAPCLAVLAVVKRETNSWKWAIFSSIYGTTLAYVVSFAIYQIGTLLGY
- the feoA gene encoding ferrous ion transport protein A, whose translation is MSRKLSDLLPGQHGIVKKVNGCGAITRRIVDMGVIAGTRIDVQKFAPLGDPIEVKLKGFNMSLRKTEADLIEVEPA